From the Lathyrus oleraceus cultivar Zhongwan6 chromosome 4, CAAS_Psat_ZW6_1.0, whole genome shotgun sequence genome, one window contains:
- the LOC127074071 gene encoding protein indeterminate-domain 16, producing the protein MEDQLNRELDLLPSPRTDSSLLRLRSSSSSKSERGGPSLDLQLSISVGPPSMLMCEGVEALKWEAAEQIRLAAMEKAYAERVRELTRREMEMAQSEFARARQMWERAREEVEKAERIKERATRQVDSACMEITCHSCRQRFRPASA; encoded by the coding sequence ATGGAAGATCAACTGAACAGAGAACTCGACCTTCTACCATCGCCACGCACCGATTCATCTCTTCTCCGACTCCGATCATCCTCGTCGTCAAAATCCGAACGCGGCGGTCCGTCACTCGACCTACAGCTCTCAATCAGCGTCGGTCCACCGTCCATGCTGATGTGCGAAGGAGTGGAAGCACTGAAGTGGGAAGCCGCGGAGCAAATCCGGCTAGCGGCGATGGAAAAGGCGTACGCCGAGAGAGTAAGGGAACTGACACGGCGGGAGATGGAAATGGCGCAGTCAGAGTTCGCACGTGCGAGACAAATGTGGGAGCGTGCCAGAGAAGAAGTTGAAAAAGCCGAAAGGATCAAAGAAAGAGCAACGAGACAGGTTGATTCCGCGTGCATGGAGATCACGTGTCATTCCTGTAGGCAAAGATTCAGACCTGCTTCAGCTTGA